From Corynebacterium pseudotuberculosis:
CAGGCTGATTTGACCATGCACCTGGTTCGCGTGCCTGATCCACGGGCTTTTGGGTGTGTTCCTACTGATCAGGACGGGCGTGTTTCGGCATTTTTGGAAAAGACGGAAGATCCTCCTACTGATCAAATCAACGCTGGCTGCTATGTTTTCCGTCGCGAGTTGATTGAATCGATTCCGGCTGATCGTGTGGTCTCTGTTGAACGTGAGACTTTCCCTAAACTGCTGGAAGAGGGGCGTCGCGTGTTCGGGTATGTGGATAACGCATACTGGCGCGACATGGGTACGCCGGCGGACTTTGTTCGAGGGTCTTCTGACTTGGTTCGTGGCATCGCGCCGTCGCCGCTGCTTGATGGACGCACTGGAGAGTCGCTTATCGACGAATCCGCTGGCGTGAAAGATGGTGCCCTTTTGTTGGGCGGCACCGTTATTGGCCGGGGAACGGAGGTAGGAGCGGGCTGCCGTCTTGATGACACGGTGGTTTTCGACGGCGTGACCATCGAACCGGGAGCGGTCATCGAGGACTCCATTATCGCGCATGGTGTTCGCATCGGTGCGAATGCCCGCATCAAGGGGTGCGTTATCGGCGAAGGCGCGCAGATTGGTGCACGCTGCGAACTTTTGAACGGGCTACGGGTATGGCCGGGAGTGGAAATCCCCACTGCTGGAATCCGGTTCAGCTCGGACGCTTAAATAAAAATGTGTCGACCATCTCATTTTTAGTGGCGTGTGTTTGCGTCCTTGAAGGCGTTTTGCTGCTAAAAAATAGAGCTGTTGAATAAAACTCGGAGGGCTTTCGGGGGGTGCGCAACATCTCTTTCGTGCGGGATAGCACGAAGGGATTTGATCGTTGTATCGACACGCTGGTTATCAGAGCTGCAGTAGCGTAGTTAGATCAGGGATACTATATCTAGTACCCCTGACCCCCGCCCCCGCGAAATGTGTTGTGTGAAAGATGTGACTCGTGAAGTTTGCGAGCTGGGGAAATTCATTTTTTGCACGGGGAAAACTGTTTTCGGGTTGACGACATCTTGTGTTGGAGTGTTGAATTTCAAGTATGTAATTCGTTGCATAGTCTTCTTATATGGCTGTACATATCCCGCTAATTCAGCGTGAGTGTGCTGTGAATCTATGTGGCGTGTTGTGAGCTGGCGCGATTTTCTCGCGTAAGCGCTTGCATATGTGAACATCAACGAGGAGAGGAGGGTGGCGTGGAAGATATGGCCAGTAACGCCGCGCCTCGGACTCGCACACCCTTAGAGCTGACGCTGGATGATCTTTTTGGTGCAGTTGAACAGGAGTGGCAAGAGCAGGCCCTGTGTGCCCAGACGGATCCAGAAGCCTTCTTTCCAGAGAAGGGCGGGTCTACCCGTGAAGCAAAGCGCATCTGTCAAGCATGTGCTGTACGGGATGAGTGCCTGGAATATGCGTTGGAACATGATGAACGCTTTGGTATCTGGGGTGGGCTTTCTGAGCGTGAGCGTCGGAGGCTCAAACGGGATATAGGCTAAAGTTCCGTAGCGCAAGGGTCTGCTAGGTGTATAAACCTGGGAGGCCCTTTAACTGTTTAAATTTAACTGTTTAAAACGGAGCGGTGGGGGTTGTGGGGGGGGGTTACCACTGAAAATCGGGGTCAATATCGGTGGGGGATACGTTGAGATAATTGGCCACAAGAGAAGTAAGGACCATTGTTAATAACTCTTGGCGTTCCTGCGTGGAGTTAGTGCGCTGCTCGATCGGCATGCGGAAGAGAACGATTCGGGCCCGAGTGGGGCGTCCAAGATGGTCTATTCCTGCGGGAATGACTCGCCCCAGGGGGATCGGGCCGTCGGCTGCGACTTCGTCTGGCAATAATGCGGCATCGAGGTTGAGGCGCATGCGGGGAACCGTGTCTACCGCAATATCTAAATTTGCAAGCTGCTGGGCAAAACTTTGTTGGATAGGCGCGTATGCTTCGAGCACTGCGGCGTCGAAAAGCGAACGCCGTGAACGGTAGCGCGGGACGGCTGTGGGGAACGTGGGGCCTCGTAGTCCTCTGCCGTGGCGGTCTCGATTCAGGCGGTAATCCATGGTGATAAGAGTAAAACTAAGACCGCTATAGATCGGTAAAACGCGCCGAAGCCCCCCTGGGTCTACCTAAACCTCAACTAGGAGTCTAGACTTTATGGACGTGAATCAGTTTCGTCGTTGTTCTCGCCCCGGTTGCGGTAAACCTGCCGTAGCTACGTTGACTTACGCGTACGCACATTCAACCGCTGTGGTTGGCCCTTTGGCGCCCAACAGTGATC
This genomic window contains:
- a CDS encoding metallopeptidase family protein; this encodes MDYRLNRDRHGRGLRGPTFPTAVPRYRSRRSLFDAAVLEAYAPIQQSFAQQLANLDIAVDTVPRMRLNLDAALLPDEVAADGPIPLGRVIPAGIDHLGRPTRARIVLFRMPIEQRTNSTQERQELLTMVLTSLVANYLNVSPTDIDPDFQW
- a CDS encoding WhiB family transcriptional regulator produces the protein MEDMASNAAPRTRTPLELTLDDLFGAVEQEWQEQALCAQTDPEAFFPEKGGSTREAKRICQACAVRDECLEYALEHDERFGIWGGLSERERRRLKRDIG
- a CDS encoding sugar phosphate nucleotidyltransferase, with the translated sequence MTTTTLRGNTDAVILVGGKGTRLRPLTVSTPKPMLPTAGVPFLSHLLARIKAAGIKHVVLGTSFKAEVFEEYFGNGEDLGLEIEYVVEDKPLGTGGGIRNVYEKLRADTVMVFNGDVLGGTDLGGILDAHHEKQADLTMHLVRVPDPRAFGCVPTDQDGRVSAFLEKTEDPPTDQINAGCYVFRRELIESIPADRVVSVERETFPKLLEEGRRVFGYVDNAYWRDMGTPADFVRGSSDLVRGIAPSPLLDGRTGESLIDESAGVKDGALLLGGTVIGRGTEVGAGCRLDDTVVFDGVTIEPGAVIEDSIIAHGVRIGANARIKGCVIGEGAQIGARCELLNGLRVWPGVEIPTAGIRFSSDA